From a region of the Lactuca sativa cultivar Salinas chromosome 4, Lsat_Salinas_v11, whole genome shotgun sequence genome:
- the LOC111891828 gene encoding zinc transporter 5, protein MEFQKQVFVAFLLSALIITVASADCTCELEEVNSNNSTVLKYKLFALASILIAGGVGVSLPFVGNIFPALRPENDSFFLVKAFASGVILATGFIHILPDAFENLTSPCLKEHPWGDFPFTGFVAMVATIVTLLIETSAAAYQLKVQTEAAAKLVGGDDQDVEKNRGNLDVRMHANHGHVHGLVLPSINDSEVHRYRIVSQVLELGIIVHSVIIGLSLGASKNPETIKPLIVALSFHQFFEGLGLGGCIFQARIKSFAITLMGAFFTLTTPSGIVIGILVSNRYKENSTTALIVEGVLNAASSGILIYMALVDLLSPDFKNPRMQKSKMLLLGSNVFLLLGAGLMSLLAKWA, encoded by the exons atggaATTTCAAAAACAAGTATTTGTTGCGTTCTTGCTATCAGCCCTAATCATCACCGTAGCGTCTGCTGATTGTACTTGTGAACTAGAAGAAGTCAACAGCAACAATAGCACAGTTCTCAAGTACAAACTCTTCGCACTTGCTTCCATTCTCATCGCCGGAGGCGTCGGCGTTTCTCTACCCTTTGTCGGCAATATTTTTCCGGCTTTACGCCCTGAGAATGACAGTTTCTTCCTGGTGAAAGCATTTGCCTCAGGCGTCATATTGGCTACCGGTTTTATTCATATACTTCCAGATGCGTTTGAGAATTTGACGTCTCCATGTTTGAAAGAACATCCGTGGGGTGATTTTCCATTCACGGGGTTTGTGGCCATGGTCGCCACCATTGTGACCTTGTTGATCGAGACATCGGCGGCAGCCTACCAACTTAAGGTTCAGACGGAAGCGGCGGCGAAACTGGTCGGAGGTGATGATCAGGATGTAGAAAAGAACAGAGGAAATTTGGATGTTCGCATGCATGCAAACCATGGCCATGTTCATGGATTGGTGTTGCCATCAATTAATGATTCCGAAGTTCATCGCTATCGGATTGTTTCCCAG GTGCTGGAATTGGGAATCATTGTTCATTCGGTAATTATAGGATTATCTTTAGGTGCTTCTAAAAACCCAGAAACCATAAAACCACTTATTGTTGCCTTATCTTTCCACCAATTCTTCGAAGGACTAGGTCTCGGAGGATGCATCTTTCAG GCAAGAATCAAGTCATTCGCTATTACATTAATGGGAGCCTTTTTCACCCTTACTACTCCAAGTGGGATTGTGATCGGAATATTGGTAAGCAACCGGTATAAAGAAAACAGTACCACTGCTCTGATCGTGGAAGGCGTATTAAATGCTGCATCTTCAGGAATCTTGATTTATATGGCACTTGTTGACCTTCTTTCTCCGGATTTTAAGAATCCTCGGATGCAAAAGAGCAAGATGCTTCTACTTGGTTCCAATGTTTTCCTTCTTCTTGGTGCCGGCCTCATGTCTCTCCTAGCCAAATGGGCTTGA